CATGCGAAGGCGGAAGCCGTGCTTCTTGGCCTTCTTGCGGTTGTTCGGCTGGAAGGTGCGCTTGCTCACGGTGAGTCTCCACTCAGGTTGGTCCACAGGGCCGACGAGTGCGGCTGGGAAGATGGGGCAGCCTCGAGGGCTGGGTCAACTGCCTAAATCTACGGGCCGGGCGGCCTTCGGTCAAACCCGCGAACCGGATCGTGATTATCCACACGGATCGGACATCGGCCGGTACCGACATGCCGGCGTCGATAGGGTCGATTTGTCCTGATCTCCGACAGTGGCTACCGTGTGGCGTGGCCGCGACGCGTCGGGGATCACCCGCGCGGTGTTGACGGCCCGTTCGCACACAGGGTGGATAACCCTGTGAGTAACTA
This window of the Clavibacter sepedonicus genome carries:
- the rpmH gene encoding 50S ribosomal protein L34, which produces MSKRTFQPNNRKKAKKHGFRLRMRTRAGRAILAARRGKGRTELSA